The following are encoded in a window of Castanea sativa cultivar Marrone di Chiusa Pesio chromosome 5, ASM4071231v1 genomic DNA:
- the LOC142635423 gene encoding VQ motif-containing protein 1-like: MAYTSHDAVKVVLINTQYVETDTTSFKSVVQSLTGKDSCVEWIEKSSYAAGKRKRPVAVNGGIERSGHFRNGGCGSSSAVPMLSKGISFKDLDSLMLEVPPMEEFHWLWAQ, from the coding sequence ATGGCATACACAAGTCATGATGCAGTGAAAGTTGTTCTTATCAATACCCAGTACGTGGAAACAGACACCACCAGCTTCAAATCTGTAGTTCAGAGCCTTACTGGTAAGGATTCGTGTGTTGAATGGATAGAAAAAAGTTCTTATGCTGctggaaagagaaagagacccGTTGCTGTGAATGGTGGCATTGAGAGGTCAGGCCACTTCAGAAATGGTGGTTGTGGAAGTAGTAGTGCAGTTCCGATGTTATCGAAGGGTATTTCATTTAAAGACTTGGATAGTTTGATGTTGGAGGTGCCTCCAATGGAGGAATTTCACTGGCTGTGGGCTCAGTAG